A portion of the Paenibacillus hamazuiensis genome contains these proteins:
- a CDS encoding glycosyl hydrolase family 18 protein, with protein sequence MIHKKAIAGLSLLALLMSSASGTALAADKTSKYRVFQDDKILLETSDYKKAESYAKSFRSSHVEEIATRKWLWDNYPRYKLYQNDYSSSDWEFATLDQAMREAANWTRASIRDLQSGGWVWNNYPKYRVYQGDITLDNWEFATLAQAMAEARKWGSSHIIDLKDHRWVWDNIPADAKQSARSSGLKIYQVYQGTYTSEDWKFATLEDAVNESLSWGDSTVVNLEKNGQVVFSNVKSYKVYQNDTLLDSFLNPDDAISYAKQWAHAKVVDSSRSAAPGSYGIWNNYPYYQVYQSDNLINDFNTIPDALSYAMGYSNASIRLLDGTKIWDNYRKLQFWGWNGNSTDATIRAHVNNTTGLDVDSPTYFELADSSGTLTDKSNKDTVAWLKSQGIAVHPLVSNQFDSALTSQFLANKDAQNKFIQALVKRASELGVNGLNIDFENLSGKDRSAFTAFIKSLTDAAHGQGLVVSIDLPRGSVKWNAQTAFDHEKLAEIVDYIVTMTYDQHYSGSKEPGSVAGLQWVEEGVQEFLSYGIPRDKLIMGIPFYVRVWKIDASGNLDSNRAVLLKDIPNLISSKKATLTWDSRFNQYRVEYSEDGYKFVFWQENEDTVNARLDIAKKYDLAGVAAWRLGYDPAELWKTMIQKK encoded by the coding sequence ATGATACATAAGAAAGCGATAGCAGGCTTGTCCCTTCTTGCACTCTTGATGTCGTCAGCTTCGGGAACGGCACTCGCTGCCGATAAAACAAGCAAATATCGCGTATTTCAGGACGATAAGATCCTGCTGGAAACTTCAGATTACAAGAAAGCGGAAAGTTATGCCAAATCGTTCCGCTCGAGTCACGTCGAGGAAATTGCCACGCGCAAATGGCTCTGGGATAATTACCCCCGATATAAGCTGTACCAGAACGACTACAGCAGCTCCGACTGGGAATTCGCCACCCTCGATCAGGCGATGCGGGAGGCCGCCAATTGGACGCGTGCCAGCATCCGCGATCTGCAATCCGGCGGCTGGGTATGGAATAATTACCCGAAATACCGGGTATATCAAGGAGATATTACGCTCGACAACTGGGAGTTCGCGACACTCGCGCAAGCGATGGCGGAAGCCCGCAAATGGGGTAGCTCCCACATCATCGACCTGAAGGATCACCGCTGGGTTTGGGACAATATCCCGGCAGACGCCAAACAAAGCGCGCGCTCCTCCGGCCTCAAAATCTATCAAGTGTACCAAGGTACATATACGAGCGAGGACTGGAAATTCGCCACTCTCGAGGATGCCGTGAACGAAAGCTTGAGCTGGGGAGACTCCACGGTCGTTAATTTGGAGAAAAACGGACAGGTCGTTTTTTCGAATGTGAAATCGTACAAGGTGTATCAGAATGATACTTTACTCGATTCATTTCTGAATCCGGACGATGCGATCAGCTACGCCAAACAATGGGCGCACGCCAAAGTCGTGGACTCGTCAAGATCGGCTGCTCCGGGCAGCTATGGCATTTGGAATAATTATCCTTATTATCAAGTGTATCAAAGCGACAATTTGATCAACGATTTCAATACGATTCCGGATGCGCTGTCTTACGCGATGGGTTACAGCAACGCTTCGATCCGACTGCTGGACGGCACGAAAATTTGGGACAATTACCGCAAGCTGCAGTTTTGGGGATGGAACGGCAATTCCACTGACGCGACGATCCGCGCGCATGTGAACAATACAACCGGCCTCGACGTCGACTCGCCTACTTACTTCGAACTTGCGGACAGCTCCGGCACGTTAACCGACAAGTCGAACAAGGATACGGTCGCGTGGTTGAAAAGCCAAGGCATCGCCGTTCACCCGCTCGTCAGCAACCAGTTCGATTCGGCGCTGACCTCGCAGTTCCTGGCCAATAAGGACGCGCAGAACAAGTTTATTCAGGCGCTTGTGAAACGGGCGTCCGAGCTTGGCGTGAACGGGCTGAACATCGATTTTGAAAACTTGAGCGGCAAAGACCGGAGCGCATTTACTGCGTTTATAAAAAGCTTGACCGACGCCGCCCATGGGCAAGGATTGGTCGTCTCGATCGACCTGCCGCGCGGCAGCGTGAAGTGGAACGCCCAAACCGCCTTCGACCACGAAAAGCTGGCTGAAATCGTCGATTACATCGTCACCATGACTTATGACCAACATTACTCGGGCAGCAAGGAACCGGGCTCGGTCGCCGGTCTGCAGTGGGTTGAAGAAGGGGTTCAGGAGTTTCTGTCTTACGGGATTCCGCGGGATAAGCTCATTATGGGGATTCCTTTCTACGTGCGCGTATGGAAAATCGACGCCAGCGGCAACCTGGACAGCAACCGCGCCGTACTTTTGAAAGACATTCCGAACCTGATCAGCAGCAAAAAGGCCACGCTGACCTGGGACAGCCGATTTAACCAATACCGCGTTGAATACAGCGAAGACGGTTATAAATTCGTGTTCTGGCAGGAAAACGAAGACACCGTCAATGCCCGCCTCGATATCGCCAAGAAATACGATTTGGCCGGCGTCGCCGCATGGCGCCTCGGCTACGATCCGGCGGAGCTGTGGAAGACGATGATCCAGAAGAAGTAA
- a CDS encoding YxcD family protein — protein MRLYEQDIVNAICLNMAQRKQVRPEEVEVELKYDDDYGFSAEVFVQGRSQILVAANMLEAIERYLFTEQGLRIFRDQIQLKLEDEIVADIV, from the coding sequence ATGCGGCTTTATGAGCAGGACATCGTGAACGCCATCTGTTTGAACATGGCGCAGCGCAAACAGGTTCGGCCCGAGGAAGTCGAGGTCGAGCTGAAATACGACGACGATTACGGTTTTTCCGCCGAAGTGTTCGTTCAAGGACGAAGCCAGATTCTGGTTGCGGCCAATATGCTCGAAGCAATTGAGCGGTATCTTTTTACCGAGCAGGGACTTCGCATATTTCGCGATCAAATTCAGCTGAAGCTCGAAGACGAAATCGTCGCAGACATCGTTTAA
- a CDS encoding DUF309 domain-containing protein gives MTTYPEAYIDYLVYFHAERDFFECHEVMEEYWKQHREDPLSRAYVGLIQVAVGMYHHRRRNITGAVKMLESAVKLLTDEDMQELGIEAASFKEALLERINQLRTAPDAAYADIDIPLRDEQLRRLCLQRCERHKLQWGAPSNMEDGYLIHKHSLRDRSEVIEARAEQLKMQQKRG, from the coding sequence ATGACAACTTATCCCGAAGCTTATATCGATTATCTGGTTTATTTTCACGCCGAGCGCGATTTTTTCGAATGCCATGAGGTGATGGAAGAATATTGGAAGCAGCACCGCGAAGATCCGTTAAGCCGTGCCTATGTGGGACTGATTCAGGTAGCGGTGGGGATGTACCATCATCGGCGCAGAAATATAACGGGGGCAGTTAAAATGCTGGAAAGCGCGGTAAAGCTGCTCACGGATGAAGATATGCAGGAGCTGGGGATCGAAGCGGCAAGCTTCAAGGAGGCGCTGCTGGAGAGGATCAATCAGCTCCGCACGGCCCCGGATGCGGCTTATGCCGATATCGACATTCCGCTGCGGGACGAGCAGCTGCGGCGGCTTTGCCTCCAGCGTTGCGAGCGGCATAAGCTGCAGTGGGGGGCGCCGAGCAATATGGAAGATGGCTATTTGATCCACAAGCATTCGCTGCGGGACCGGTCCGAAGTGATCGAAGCGCGGGCGGAGCAATTGAAAATGCAGC
- a CDS encoding DUF5348 domain-containing protein, which translates to MTPKSRDGRILYNTRFEYWEIWDAYPRPAVVQCGESFEMKVGDDFLPCRIELDSEWVVYFHNTRFHLHPSVSYWIRVR; encoded by the coding sequence ATGACGCCAAAGAGTCGAGACGGTCGCATCCTGTACAATACACGATTCGAATACTGGGAAATCTGGGACGCCTACCCCCGTCCAGCAGTCGTGCAATGCGGAGAATCCTTTGAGATGAAGGTAGGGGACGACTTTCTGCCCTGCCGAATCGAACTGGATTCCGAATGGGTGGTTTACTTTCATAACACCCGGTTCCACCTTCATCCGAGCGTGAGTTACTGGATTCGGGTGCGATAG